In Ruminococcaceae bacterium BL-6, a genomic segment contains:
- the murG gene encoding UDP-N-acetylglucosamine--N-acetylmuramyl-(pentapeptide) pyrophosphoryl-undecaprenol N-acetylglucosamine transferase translates to MKLLFAGGGTAGHINPALAIAGYIREKEPDTQILYIGAKGGMEERLVPEAGFRFKSIEISGFQRKPSWNNLKRNVKTAVRILTASREARRILLDFAPDLCVGTGGYVSGPVIRDAIRMGIPSVIHEQNAYPGITNQMLSKKADRTMLAVPDAQKYLSKKADCVLTGNPVRQEILRADRAEARRALGLDSRPLILSFGGSLGARTINEAMETLLLSSAKNQKYQHIHGYGQYGRWLPQALKEKGLDPVKAKNIVLKEYIRNMPECLAAADLVICRAGAITLSELQARGRASILIPSPNVAENHQYHNAMALVRRRAALMIEEKDLTGEALCKKVEKVFALPGGTKEIGANAEKMAIIDANERIYRIIREILARRA, encoded by the coding sequence ATGAAATTACTGTTTGCCGGGGGAGGAACCGCCGGCCATATCAACCCGGCTCTGGCGATCGCCGGCTACATACGCGAGAAGGAGCCGGATACGCAGATCCTGTATATCGGCGCGAAAGGCGGGATGGAGGAGCGGCTCGTGCCGGAGGCGGGGTTCCGCTTCAAGAGCATCGAAATTTCCGGCTTTCAGCGCAAGCCGAGCTGGAACAACCTGAAGAGGAACGTGAAGACCGCCGTGCGCATCCTCACCGCCAGCCGGGAGGCGCGCAGGATCCTGCTCGATTTTGCCCCGGACCTGTGCGTCGGGACGGGCGGCTATGTCAGCGGCCCGGTGATCCGCGACGCGATCCGCATGGGGATTCCGTCGGTGATCCACGAGCAGAACGCCTACCCGGGCATCACGAACCAGATGCTCTCGAAAAAAGCGGACCGCACCATGCTGGCGGTTCCAGACGCGCAGAAGTATCTGAGCAAAAAAGCCGACTGCGTCCTGACCGGGAACCCGGTGCGGCAGGAGATCCTCCGCGCGGACCGCGCCGAGGCGCGCCGCGCGCTCGGATTGGACAGCCGTCCGCTGATCCTTTCGTTCGGCGGGAGCCTGGGGGCCAGGACGATCAACGAGGCGATGGAAACGCTGCTGCTTTCCAGCGCGAAAAATCAGAAATACCAGCATATCCACGGCTACGGCCAGTACGGGCGCTGGCTGCCGCAGGCCCTGAAGGAAAAGGGGCTCGACCCCGTAAAGGCCAAGAATATCGTGCTGAAGGAATACATCAGGAACATGCCCGAATGCCTGGCGGCGGCCGACCTTGTGATCTGCCGTGCGGGCGCGATCACGCTGAGCGAGCTGCAGGCGCGGGGCAGAGCCTCGATCCTGATCCCGTCGCCGAACGTCGCCGAAAACCACCAGTACCACAACGCCATGGCGCTTGTGCGCCGGCGCGCCGCGCTGATGATCGAGGAAAAGGACCTGACCGGCGAAGCCCTGTGCAAAAAGGTCGAAAAGGTGTTCGCACTGCCCGGCGGCACGAAAGAGATCGGAGCCAACGCCGAAAAAATGGCAATTATCGACGCGAACGAACGCATTTACCGGATTATCCGGGAAATTCTGGCACGCCGCGCATAA
- a CDS encoding Cell division protein FtsI (Peptidoglycan synthetase) translates to MILTLIFIAGPCARNGGGYFMSKGTTIRMWRRTLFVLVILIAVGFGAVIFSLVKLQLVEGESLQERAIDQQLKDTTITAQRGTIYDCNMQSLAESATVWTVVLEPAYLKDDAQKEKVAEGLSKILGMDKKEILEHTKKKSYYDVLKRKVETDVKDQILKFKEENKMGSGIRLIQDYKRYYRFGAFAANVIGFTGTDSQGLAGVEAYYDKYLSGTAGRLVTAKNAIGTDMPFQYEQKVDAQDGYSLVLTIDQVIQHFLEKNLEEGLIANKVGNRATAIAMDVDTGAILGMAVKGDFDPNNPLVIADKAEAAKINAMPAGNDQTEEGKKQKEAKAKATNDALQAQWRNKAVSDTYYPGSVFKMAVGSMGLEEGVVSENTPFYCSGSVNVAGTTIHCWRKIGHGSETFVQGVLNSCNPVFVRLGEMLGPDRFYKYFSAFGLTEKTGVDLPGEAGSLYYTAQQLNPVELATESFGQNFSITPIQMVTVAAAVANGGYLVQPHIVSQIIDSDGNIVKSIAPKVKRQVVSNETSRRMSAILQKNATIGTAKNGYLPGYRVAGKTGTSEKVADYIAGGRKKMEYIASYCGYAPADDPKVALLVFYDEPHGDSYYGSAVAGPVFAKSMEEILPYLGVEHKYTEEELAKLDISAPNTVGKKVSEAKAAVQKLELTAKVYGSGGTVLKQIPEPGKSIPKNGTVVLITDAENRSKTVTVPTLTGLTLSEANRVAAEAGVNISISGAALTTTNAHSRSQSIPAGQKVEPGTVVEVGFIELDQVE, encoded by the coding sequence ATGATCTTGACTCTCATTTTTATAGCGGGCCCGTGCGCCCGGAACGGTGGGGGATATTTTATGTCAAAGGGAACGACCATTCGGATGTGGCGCAGGACGCTTTTTGTTCTCGTGATTTTGATCGCGGTGGGATTCGGCGCCGTGATCTTCAGCCTGGTGAAGCTTCAGCTTGTGGAGGGCGAAAGCCTTCAGGAGCGGGCCATCGACCAGCAGCTCAAGGATACGACGATCACCGCGCAGCGCGGCACGATCTACGACTGCAACATGCAGTCGCTGGCGGAAAGCGCTACGGTCTGGACGGTTGTTCTCGAGCCCGCTTATTTAAAGGATGATGCGCAGAAGGAAAAAGTCGCGGAGGGCCTTTCCAAAATCCTTGGGATGGATAAAAAGGAGATTCTGGAGCATACGAAGAAAAAAAGCTACTACGACGTGCTCAAGCGCAAGGTGGAAACGGATGTCAAGGACCAGATCCTGAAATTCAAGGAAGAAAATAAAATGGGAAGCGGCATCCGGCTGATCCAGGATTACAAGCGGTACTACCGCTTCGGGGCGTTCGCGGCCAACGTGATCGGCTTTACGGGGACCGACAGCCAGGGGCTCGCCGGCGTGGAGGCCTATTACGACAAATATCTGAGCGGCACCGCCGGGCGCCTTGTCACGGCGAAAAACGCCATCGGCACCGACATGCCGTTCCAGTACGAGCAGAAGGTGGACGCACAGGATGGGTACAGCCTGGTGCTGACCATCGACCAGGTCATCCAGCATTTTCTGGAAAAGAATCTGGAAGAGGGCCTCATCGCCAACAAAGTCGGGAACCGGGCCACCGCGATCGCGATGGATGTCGATACCGGCGCGATCCTCGGCATGGCCGTCAAGGGGGATTTCGACCCGAACAACCCGCTCGTCATCGCGGATAAGGCCGAGGCCGCAAAGATCAACGCCATGCCCGCCGGAAACGACCAGACGGAAGAGGGCAAAAAGCAGAAGGAAGCCAAGGCCAAGGCGACGAACGACGCCCTTCAGGCCCAGTGGCGGAACAAGGCGGTCAGCGACACCTATTACCCCGGCTCCGTTTTCAAAATGGCCGTCGGCTCCATGGGGCTGGAAGAAGGGGTCGTCAGCGAGAACACGCCGTTTTACTGCAGCGGCTCGGTGAACGTTGCCGGAACCACCATCCACTGCTGGAGAAAAATAGGCCACGGCAGCGAGACGTTCGTCCAGGGCGTGCTCAATTCCTGCAACCCCGTTTTCGTCCGGCTGGGGGAGATGCTCGGCCCGGACCGCTTCTATAAATATTTCTCCGCGTTCGGCCTGACGGAAAAAACGGGCGTCGACCTGCCGGGCGAGGCGGGCAGCCTTTACTATACCGCCCAGCAGCTCAACCCCGTGGAGCTGGCGACGGAATCGTTCGGCCAGAACTTCAGCATCACGCCGATCCAGATGGTCACGGTCGCCGCCGCCGTGGCGAACGGCGGATACCTGGTGCAGCCCCACATCGTCAGCCAGATCATCGACAGCGACGGCAACATCGTCAAATCCATCGCCCCGAAGGTCAAGCGCCAGGTCGTCTCCAACGAGACGTCGCGGCGCATGAGCGCCATCCTCCAGAAAAACGCGACGATCGGCACCGCGAAAAACGGATATCTGCCCGGCTACCGCGTGGCGGGGAAAACGGGGACATCCGAGAAGGTCGCGGACTATATCGCGGGCGGCAGGAAAAAGATGGAGTACATCGCATCCTACTGCGGGTACGCGCCCGCGGACGACCCCAAGGTCGCCCTGCTCGTCTTCTACGACGAGCCGCACGGCGACAGCTACTACGGCAGCGCGGTCGCGGGGCCGGTGTTCGCCAAATCCATGGAAGAAATCCTGCCCTATCTGGGCGTTGAACACAAATACACCGAAGAAGAGCTGGCAAAGCTCGACATCAGCGCGCCGAACACGGTGGGCAAAAAGGTCAGCGAGGCCAAGGCCGCCGTGCAGAAGCTGGAGCTGACCGCGAAGGTCTACGGCAGCGGCGGCACGGTTCTGAAGCAGATTCCGGAACCCGGCAAGAGCATTCCGAAGAACGGAACGGTGGTCCTCATCACCGACGCCGAAAACCGGTCGAAGACGGTCACGGTTCCCACGCTGACGGGCCTGACGCTGTCCGAAGCGAACCGCGTCGCCGCGGAAGCGGGCGTCAACATCAGCATTTCGGGCGCCGCGCTCACCACGACGAACGCCCACTCCCGTTCCCAGAGCATCCCCGCGGGGCAGAAGGTCGAGCCCGGCACGGTGGTCGAAGTCGGCTTTATCGAGCTGGATCAGGTGGAGTGA
- a CDS encoding conserved protein of unknown function (Evidence 4 : Unknown function but conserved in other organisms): protein MNGSESFYKTVPAVRLIVMENPGAAAALCRILKESGYRTACSPDFGEPPAYLVLPPSRLREVRGETVPFVLSVEREWPGFRTEKFARCVIDSAFSGDRRSIPAEKLVTYSAESDSADFTARNIRKTDEGVVFEIVGVGVIGRVRLADEKQIEPCLIAACAAVSCGIPFADVLGSLNRLFSAKEKVYSETAFGVS, encoded by the coding sequence ATGAATGGTTCGGAATCTTTTTATAAAACCGTGCCGGCCGTGCGGCTGATCGTGATGGAAAATCCGGGAGCAGCCGCGGCTCTGTGCAGGATCCTGAAGGAAAGCGGCTACCGCACCGCCTGCAGCCCGGATTTCGGGGAGCCGCCCGCATACCTGGTGCTTCCGCCGTCCCGTCTGCGGGAGGTGCGCGGGGAAACCGTGCCTTTCGTCCTTTCCGTGGAGCGGGAATGGCCCGGGTTCCGCACGGAAAAGTTTGCGCGCTGCGTGATCGATTCCGCTTTTTCGGGGGACCGGCGGAGCATCCCCGCGGAAAAGCTCGTCACCTATTCCGCCGAGAGCGACAGCGCCGATTTTACCGCGCGGAACATCCGGAAGACGGACGAGGGCGTCGTTTTTGAAATCGTCGGTGTCGGCGTGATCGGCCGGGTGCGGCTTGCGGATGAAAAGCAGATCGAGCCCTGTCTGATCGCGGCCTGCGCCGCGGTCAGCTGCGGGATTCCGTTCGCGGATGTGCTGGGCAGCCTGAACCGGCTTTTTTCGGCGAAAGAAAAGGTTTATTCCGAAACGGCTTTTGGGGTATCATAA
- the coaD gene encoding phosphopantetheine adenylyltransferase (Evidence 2a : Function from experimental evidences in other organisms; PubMedId : 10480925, 10939241, 16014871, 21912874; Product type e : enzyme), whose amino-acid sequence MKIAICPGSFDPVTLGHLDIINRACKIFDHLIVAVLINPEKHTSFTVEERIDMLKRCTKDMEGVEVVGFEGLLADYARIRHATAIVKGLRALSDFEYEFQMALTNKELNPKLETLFLATRAENMFLSSSVVRQVASFNGDISNFVPECILDDITKRLCSGGKKP is encoded by the coding sequence ATGAAAATAGCGATTTGTCCGGGCAGTTTCGACCCGGTTACGCTGGGGCACTTAGATATCATCAACCGCGCGTGCAAAATTTTCGACCACCTGATCGTCGCGGTGCTGATCAATCCGGAAAAGCATACCAGCTTTACCGTCGAAGAGCGGATCGACATGCTCAAACGCTGTACCAAAGACATGGAGGGCGTCGAGGTCGTCGGTTTCGAAGGGCTTCTCGCCGACTATGCCCGCATCCGCCACGCGACGGCCATCGTCAAGGGCCTGCGCGCCCTTTCCGATTTTGAATACGAGTTCCAGATGGCGCTGACGAATAAAGAGCTGAACCCGAAGCTGGAAACGCTTTTCCTCGCCACAAGGGCGGAAAATATGTTCCTGAGTTCCAGCGTCGTCAGACAGGTCGCGAGTTTTAACGGAGATATTTCCAATTTCGTTCCGGAATGTATTCTGGACGACATCACCAAACGTCTGTGTTCGGGAGGGAAAAAGCCATGA
- the mraZ gene encoding inhibitor of RsmH and transcriptional regulator (Evidence 2a : Function from experimental evidences in other organisms; PubMedId : 10572301, 15939023, 16511046, 24659771, 22720735; Product type r : regulator) has translation MLIGEYQHNIDPKGRVIIPARFREDLGVQFYVTKGLDGCLFVLSPKEWDRLQQKIMAMPISKARGLQRFFFSGAAEVEPDKQGRVLIPQKLRDYAHITKDVTVIGASTRAEIWDTGRWTEFNSALTEDSIAEAMDMLDF, from the coding sequence ATGTTGATCGGCGAATACCAGCATAATATCGACCCGAAAGGGCGCGTGATCATCCCGGCCCGCTTTCGTGAGGACCTGGGAGTCCAGTTCTATGTCACAAAGGGGCTGGACGGCTGCCTTTTTGTCCTTTCGCCCAAGGAATGGGACCGCCTTCAGCAGAAGATCATGGCGATGCCCATTTCGAAAGCCAGGGGTCTCCAGCGCTTTTTCTTTTCCGGCGCGGCGGAAGTGGAGCCGGACAAGCAGGGGCGCGTGCTGATCCCCCAGAAGCTGAGGGATTACGCCCATATCACGAAGGATGTCACTGTGATCGGGGCGTCGACCAGGGCGGAAATCTGGGATACCGGCCGCTGGACGGAATTCAACTCCGCCCTGACGGAGGACAGCATAGCCGAAGCGATGGACATGCTGGATTTTTAA
- the rsmD gene encoding 16S rRNA (Guanine(966)-N(2))-methyltransferase RsmD, translating into MRIITGTARGRKLAALEGERVRPTPERVKEALFSMIQFDLEDRRVLDLFAGSGQLGLEAISRGARQAVFVDASRESVGVVEKNIAATGFSDRACVKNLDFASFLAREPGRFDIAFLDPPYRTGLLQRALPMTAAAMNPGGTIICEHPADEELPGAVGDFVRVRSSRYGKILLTVFRHKDVSQS; encoded by the coding sequence ATGCGCATCATTACGGGAACCGCGCGGGGGCGAAAGCTCGCCGCCCTGGAAGGGGAAAGGGTACGGCCCACGCCGGAACGGGTGAAGGAAGCCCTGTTCAGCATGATACAGTTTGATTTGGAGGACAGGCGGGTGCTCGATCTGTTCGCCGGCTCGGGGCAGCTCGGGCTCGAGGCGATCTCCCGCGGCGCGCGCCAGGCCGTGTTTGTCGACGCTTCGCGCGAATCGGTCGGGGTCGTGGAAAAAAATATTGCCGCAACCGGATTTTCCGACCGCGCGTGCGTGAAAAATCTCGATTTCGCCTCTTTTCTGGCGCGCGAGCCCGGCCGGTTCGACATTGCGTTTCTGGATCCGCCCTACCGCACCGGCCTGCTGCAGCGGGCGCTGCCCATGACGGCCGCGGCGATGAACCCGGGCGGCACCATCATCTGCGAGCATCCGGCGGATGAGGAGCTTCCCGGCGCTGTGGGGGATTTTGTCCGGGTGCGTTCCTCCCGCTACGGTAAAATTCTGCTGACTGTGTTTCGGCATAAGGACGTGAGTCAATCATGA
- the rsmH gene encoding 16S rRNA m4C1402 methyltransferase (Evidence 2a : Function from experimental evidences in other organisms; PubMedId : 9294438, 9721276, 10572301, 16849811, 19965768, 20924196, 22561317, 27711192; Product type e : enzyme), with translation MFSMEFRHRPVLFQETIESLNIRPNGAYIDGTAGSGGHSKAIAERLTTGVLISIDRDPDAVAASAERLKDFSCAMVRRGNFSEMDRIAAECGVAQADGVLLDIGVSSYQLDNPERGFSYHSDAPLDMRMSREGVSAADLVNTMTWQELARVISRYGEDKNAVRIAKGIVKAREEKPIETTLQLADIIRRSVPAAVRREPGHPARKTFQALRIQVNGELDNLSRGLDTAFELLRPGGRLAVITFHSLEDRIVKRRMNDWCTGCICPPDFPVCVCGRKPRAELLYKKGVSPSEREVAENPRSRSARLRACTKL, from the coding sequence GTGTTTTCAATGGAATTCCGGCATCGTCCCGTTCTGTTTCAGGAAACCATTGAATCTTTGAATATCAGGCCGAACGGCGCTTATATCGACGGCACCGCCGGCAGCGGGGGACATTCGAAGGCGATCGCCGAACGCCTTACCACCGGGGTCCTGATCTCCATCGACCGCGATCCGGATGCGGTTGCGGCCTCGGCCGAACGATTGAAGGATTTTTCCTGCGCGATGGTCCGCCGTGGAAATTTTTCGGAAATGGACCGAATCGCGGCGGAATGCGGGGTCGCCCAGGCGGATGGGGTGCTTCTGGACATCGGCGTCTCCTCTTATCAGCTCGATAATCCGGAGCGCGGCTTCTCCTACCATTCCGACGCGCCGCTGGACATGCGCATGAGCCGCGAAGGGGTCTCCGCCGCCGACCTTGTCAACACCATGACGTGGCAGGAGCTGGCGCGGGTCATCAGCCGTTACGGAGAGGACAAAAACGCCGTGCGGATCGCGAAGGGGATCGTCAAGGCGCGGGAGGAAAAGCCGATCGAAACGACGCTTCAGCTCGCGGACATCATCCGCCGGTCCGTTCCGGCCGCCGTCCGGCGCGAGCCCGGGCATCCGGCCCGCAAGACCTTTCAGGCGCTGCGGATTCAGGTGAACGGCGAGCTCGACAATCTCTCCCGCGGGCTCGATACGGCTTTTGAGCTCCTCCGGCCGGGCGGCAGGCTTGCCGTCATCACCTTCCATTCGCTGGAGGACCGCATCGTCAAGCGCCGGATGAACGACTGGTGCACGGGCTGCATCTGCCCGCCGGATTTTCCGGTGTGCGTCTGCGGGCGCAAGCCCAGGGCGGAGCTTCTTTATAAGAAAGGGGTTTCGCCGTCGGAGCGGGAAGTCGCGGAAAATCCGAGAAGCCGCAGCGCGCGGCTCAGAGCGTGTACGAAACTGTAA
- a CDS encoding ATPase, which produces MSVEDLVDELYEMVDKAWNLPLSGGRTVLDGEEVRHILDEIRDSLPQELRQARAIVADRNQIISDAKREAESVVRISEERAKTLVKQDEIVKQAQAKANDLISQSQVKFREMRRASNDYIDDLMKRTEDALAANLAELRKTRSNIKASQRNNQQP; this is translated from the coding sequence ATGAGCGTAGAAGATTTAGTAGATGAGCTGTATGAAATGGTGGACAAGGCGTGGAATCTCCCGCTCAGCGGCGGCCGCACCGTTCTGGATGGGGAAGAGGTCAGGCATATCCTGGATGAGATACGCGATTCTCTTCCGCAGGAGCTCCGGCAGGCCAGGGCAATCGTGGCGGACCGCAACCAGATCATCAGCGACGCGAAACGGGAGGCCGAAAGCGTCGTCCGCATCTCGGAGGAACGGGCCAAAACACTGGTGAAGCAGGATGAGATCGTCAAGCAGGCGCAGGCCAAGGCGAATGATCTGATCAGCCAGAGCCAGGTGAAGTTCCGCGAGATGCGCCGCGCTTCCAACGATTACATCGACGACCTGATGAAGCGCACGGAGGATGCCCTTGCGGCGAACCTTGCCGAGCTGCGCAAGACCCGCAGCAACATCAAGGCCTCTCAGCGAAACAACCAGCAGCCGTAA
- a CDS encoding conserved protein of unknown function (Evidence 4 : Unknown function but conserved in other organisms), translating to MSQRNEAYDFSLFEPKPREERGKRDNIIELPKTQLKQSRKAKARPLRAIATFLTMAVIVGIVGTMVYGQVQLTELTEELDATAKQAEEYKSVYTQLKMKSDSKLSLQAVETYATDKLGMHKISQNQVKCISLSQGDKGEVLQKSSDGWFASFWNTVQNLLS from the coding sequence ATGTCACAGCGCAATGAAGCTTATGATTTTTCTTTGTTTGAACCGAAGCCGAGGGAAGAACGCGGAAAAAGAGACAATATCATCGAACTGCCCAAAACGCAGCTCAAGCAGAGCCGGAAGGCAAAAGCGCGCCCTCTGCGCGCGATCGCCACTTTCCTTACCATGGCTGTGATCGTGGGCATCGTGGGCACCATGGTTTACGGGCAGGTGCAGCTTACCGAGCTTACCGAAGAGCTCGACGCCACCGCCAAACAGGCGGAAGAATATAAGAGCGTCTATACCCAGCTGAAGATGAAATCCGATTCCAAGCTTTCGCTTCAGGCGGTGGAAACTTACGCGACGGACAAGCTGGGCATGCACAAGATCAGCCAGAACCAGGTGAAGTGCATCAGCCTCTCCCAGGGGGACAAGGGCGAAGTTCTGCAGAAAAGCTCGGACGGCTGGTTTGCGTCTTTCTGGAACACCGTACAGAACCTGTTGTCATAA
- the mraY gene encoding phospho-N-acetylmuramoyl-pentapeptide undecaprenyl phosphate (C55P) transferase (Evidence 2a : Function from experimental evidences in other organisms; PubMedId : 12682299, 15131133, 15849754, 16850406, 9592129, 24895118, 26620564, 27312048; Product type e : enzyme), whose amino-acid sequence MAETEILAAALIAFAITGISGKWIIPFLRRLHFGQTILEDGPKWHKKKQGTPTMGGLMFILGILVSVLICVPLYYRSAGGNSLGATESLPMRMKVFGGLGMALFFGAVGFFDDYIKVVKKRNLGLTARQKLVLQFLAAGAYLASLYFSGAGSATIIPFVGSVDLGAFYWLIALFVIVGVVNAVNFTDGIDGLNASVTFFVGLSYLVIAGILNLRGLGIVSAALAGGCLGFLFWNFNPAKVFMGDTGSLFLGGMVCALAFGMNVPVLLLPLGIVYLCEILSVVLQVSYFKATHGKRLFKMSPIHHHFEMCGWSEIKICLVFSAVTILGGAVSILCVVYGI is encoded by the coding sequence ATGGCGGAGACGGAAATACTGGCGGCGGCGCTGATCGCGTTTGCAATCACCGGAATTTCGGGAAAATGGATCATCCCGTTTTTAAGAAGGCTTCATTTTGGGCAGACTATTCTGGAAGACGGCCCGAAATGGCATAAGAAGAAGCAGGGCACGCCCACGATGGGCGGCCTGATGTTCATTTTGGGAATTCTGGTCTCTGTGCTGATCTGTGTGCCGCTGTATTACCGTTCGGCGGGCGGGAACTCGCTGGGCGCGACGGAGAGCCTGCCCATGCGGATGAAGGTGTTCGGCGGCCTGGGCATGGCGCTGTTCTTCGGTGCCGTCGGCTTTTTCGACGACTATATCAAAGTGGTCAAAAAGCGCAACCTCGGCCTGACCGCGCGTCAGAAGCTGGTGCTTCAGTTTCTGGCGGCGGGCGCTTATCTTGCGTCGCTCTATTTCTCAGGGGCCGGCTCCGCCACCATCATTCCGTTTGTCGGGAGCGTGGATCTCGGCGCCTTTTACTGGCTGATCGCGCTGTTTGTCATTGTGGGCGTTGTCAACGCCGTCAACTTCACCGACGGGATCGACGGCCTGAATGCCTCCGTCACGTTCTTTGTCGGCCTTTCTTACCTTGTGATCGCCGGAATCCTCAATCTTCGCGGCCTTGGCATTGTATCCGCGGCGCTTGCGGGGGGATGCCTGGGCTTTTTGTTTTGGAATTTCAACCCCGCGAAGGTCTTTATGGGCGACACCGGCTCGCTTTTTCTGGGTGGCATGGTGTGCGCGCTGGCCTTTGGAATGAACGTGCCCGTGCTGCTTCTGCCACTCGGGATCGTCTATCTGTGCGAGATCCTTTCCGTGGTGCTTCAGGTTTCTTATTTCAAAGCCACCCACGGCAAACGGCTGTTTAAAATGAGCCCCATCCACCACCATTTTGAGATGTGCGGATGGAGCGAAATCAAAATCTGCCTGGTGTTTTCCGCCGTCACCATCCTCGGCGGGGCCGTTTCGATCCTCTGCGTCGTTTACGGCATTTAA
- the spoVE gene encoding factor for spore cortex peptidoglycan synthesis (stage V sporulation) (Evidence 2a : Function from experimental evidences in other organisms; PubMedId : 2509435, 9622350, 15849754, 16484183, 16850406, 27312048; Product type cp : cell process) produces MPNEAGRFANEGAAPHQRGKKAAPAAAEGKPMGAYRRVRKKFHLFSVRSGLDMPFLFLVLILLVIGLVMLFSASFAYAYYNFNKDSYYFITRQAVFAVLGVVLMLSISYFDYHHLHKFAIPLLLVSYALLIVVLFLPGTKDVHRWIDLGVFQFQPSEIAKFALTLCFAHLISINFKRMDTFRYGVLPYMILLGITVFLLVQEPHVSAAVIVVALAGMMMFIGGVRLRWFGVAFGAVTAGIAYLVLFASELGYANDRIVAWLDPFTTNKALMADTWQTRQSLYAIGSGGLLGLGLGQSRQKFLYLPEPQNDFIFAVVCEELGFIGALIIVILFALLVWRGVTISLKAKDKFGMLLGIGLTLQVGLQVVLNIAVITNTIPNTGISLPFFSYGGTSLIILLAQMGVVLSISRTSAIEKT; encoded by the coding sequence ATGCCGAACGAAGCGGGAAGGTTCGCAAACGAAGGGGCCGCACCCCATCAAAGGGGAAAGAAGGCCGCGCCCGCGGCAGCCGAGGGGAAACCGATGGGCGCCTACCGGCGGGTCCGCAAAAAATTCCATCTTTTTTCCGTGCGCTCCGGCCTTGACATGCCCTTCCTTTTCCTTGTGCTCATTCTGCTCGTCATCGGGCTTGTCATGCTGTTTTCGGCGAGCTTTGCCTATGCGTACTACAATTTCAACAAGGACAGCTATTATTTCATCACCCGCCAGGCGGTCTTTGCCGTTCTGGGGGTGGTCCTGATGCTGTCCATCTCGTATTTCGATTATCACCATCTTCATAAATTCGCGATCCCCCTTCTCCTTGTCAGCTACGCGCTTCTCATCGTGGTGCTGTTTCTGCCGGGCACCAAAGATGTCCACCGGTGGATCGATCTCGGCGTCTTTCAGTTTCAGCCGTCGGAGATCGCGAAATTTGCCCTGACGCTCTGCTTCGCGCACCTGATTTCGATCAACTTCAAGCGCATGGATACGTTCCGGTACGGCGTTCTGCCGTATATGATCCTGCTCGGCATCACCGTGTTCCTGCTGGTTCAGGAGCCGCATGTTTCGGCTGCCGTCATCGTCGTCGCGCTGGCCGGCATGATGATGTTCATCGGCGGGGTCAGGCTGCGCTGGTTCGGCGTGGCGTTCGGCGCCGTCACGGCCGGGATCGCGTATCTGGTGCTCTTTGCGTCGGAGCTTGGCTATGCGAACGACCGCATCGTCGCGTGGCTGGATCCGTTCACCACCAACAAGGCCCTGATGGCCGATACCTGGCAGACCCGCCAGTCGCTCTACGCGATCGGCTCCGGCGGCCTTCTGGGGCTTGGCCTGGGGCAGTCGCGCCAGAAGTTCCTTTATCTGCCGGAGCCGCAGAACGACTTTATCTTCGCGGTCGTCTGCGAAGAGCTCGGGTTCATCGGCGCGCTCATCATCGTCATCCTGTTCGCGCTTCTCGTGTGGAGGGGCGTCACGATTTCGCTGAAGGCGAAGGATAAATTCGGCATGCTGCTCGGGATCGGCCTGACGCTCCAGGTGGGGCTTCAGGTGGTCCTCAACATCGCCGTCATCACGAACACCATCCCGAACACCGGCATCAGCCTTCCGTTTTTCAGCTACGGGGGCACGTCCCTGATCATCCTGCTGGCGCAGATGGGCGTGGTGCTTTCCATTTCCCGGACATCCGCGATTGAAAAGACATAG